One genomic segment of Helianthus annuus cultivar XRQ/B chromosome 14, HanXRQr2.0-SUNRISE, whole genome shotgun sequence includes these proteins:
- the LOC110908824 gene encoding peroxidase 7: MKISSFIVTIIIISFSMSVFADDYSSIALKIPSLEDLSAIGDDLSYSFYHERCHDVEGIIYRKVKEWVYKEPTLAPSLLRLQYHDCVVRGCDASILLDHEGSEKTANASKSLRGFEVIDDIKAEIEKHCPRTVSCADILTAVARDATVLAGGPYWTVPYGRKDGRVSLAKEAEIVPKGSESVTNLIEFFQSKGLNVLDLVVLSGAHTIGRATCESVQHRLYDYKGTNKPDPSLDPKYLNYLRRKCRWASENVHLDGETPDTFDTQYYHNLKKNMGLLSTDQLLYTDSRTKPIATGLSYESLLFKNQFGVSMVKLASILDYTSQDDGEIRVDCKYVNQY, encoded by the exons ATGAAGATTTCTAGCTTCATCGTCACCATCATCATAATCTCTTTTTCCATGTCGGTTTTCGCCGATGATTACTCGTCAATAGCTCTTAAGATACCGTCCCTTGAAGACCTCTCCGCTATTGGAGACGATCTCTCCTACTCGTTCTACCACGAAAGATGTCACGATGTTGAAGGCATCATCTATAGAAAGGTCAAGGAATGGGTTTACAAAGAGCCGACCCTTGCTCCGAGTCTCCTGAGGCTCCAATATCATGATTGCGTCGTTCGG GGATGTGATGCGTCCATTCTTTTGGATCATGAAGGAAGCGAGAAAACAGCGAACGCTAGCAAGTCGTTAAGAGGGTTTGAAGTGATCGATGACATAAAAGCCGAGATCGAGAAGCATTGCCCAAGAACCGTGTCTTGTGCTGACATTCTAACCGCTGTGGCTCGAGATGCCACAGTTTTAGCTGGTGGACCGTATTGGACGGTCCCTTATGGTAGGAAAGATGGTCGAGTTTCGCTTGCTAAAGAGGCCGAGATAGTCCCCAAGGGTTCTGAAAGTGTTACTAACCTCATAGAGTTTTTCCAATCCAAGGGACTCAACGTCCTTGATCTAGTCGTCCTTTCAGGTGCCCACACGATTGGACGGGCCACATGCGAGTCAGTGCAACATCGGTTATATGACTACAAAGGAACAAACAAGCCTGACCCGTCGTTGGATCCAAAATATTTGAACTATTTGAGGAGAAAGTGTAGATGGGCTTCTGAAAATGTGCATCTTGATGGTGAAACACCAGACACATTTGACACACAATACTACCACAACCTTAAGAAAAACATGGGCCTATTGTCCACTGACCAATTGCTCTACACGGACTCGAGGACCAAACCCATCGCTACTGGTTTATCGTACGAATCCTTGCTGTTTAAAAACCAATTCGGCGTGTCAATGGTGAAGCTTGCGAGCATTCTTGACTATACTTCTCAAGATGATGGTGAAATTCGTGTCGATTGCAAATATGTTAATCAGTACTGA